In Papio anubis isolate 15944 chromosome 17, Panubis1.0, whole genome shotgun sequence, the following are encoded in one genomic region:
- the RAI1 gene encoding retinoic acid-induced protein 1 isoform X1: protein MQSFRERCGFHGKQQNYQQTSQETSRLENYRQPSQAGLSCDRQRLLAKEYYNPQPYPSYEGGAGTPSGTAAAVAADKYHRGSKALPTQQALQGRPAFPGYGVQDSSPYPGRYAGEESLQAWGAPQPPPPQPQPLPAGVTKYDENLMKKTAVPSSRQYAEQGAQVPFRTHSLHVQQPPPPQQPLAYPKLQRQKLQNDIASPLPFPQSTHFPQHSQSFPTSSTYSSSVQGGGQGAHSYKSCTAPTAQPHDRSLTASSSLAPGQRVQNLHAYQSSRLSYDHQQQQQQQQQQQQALQSRHHAQETLHYQNLAKYQHYGQQGQGYCQPDAAVRTPEQYYQTFSPSSSHSPARSVGRSPSYSSTPSPLMPNLENFPYSQQPLSTGAFPAGITDHSHFMPLLNPSPTDATSSADTQAGNCKPLQKDKLPENLLSDLSLQSLTALTSQVENISNTVQQLLLSKAAVPQKKSVKNLVSRTPEQHKSQHCSPEGSGYSAEPAGTPLSEPLSSTPQSTHAEPQEADYLSGSEDPLERSFLYCNQARGSPARVNSNSKAKPESVSTCSVTSPDDMSTKSDDSFQSLHSSLPLDSFSKFVAGERDCPRLLLSALAQEDLASEILGLQEAIGEKADKAWAEAPSLAKDSSKPPFSLENHSACLDSVAKGAWPRPGEPEALPDSLQLDKGGNAKDFSPGLFEDPSVAFATPDPKKTTGPLSFGTKPTLGAPAPDPTTAAFDCFPDTTAASSADSANPFAWPEENLGDACPRWGLHPGELTKGLEQGGKASDGVSKGETHEASACLGFQEEDPPGEKVASLPGDFKQEEAGGVKEEAGGLLQCPEVAKADRWLEDSRHCCSTADFGDLPLLPPTSRKEDLEAEEEYSSLCELLGSPEQRPGMQDPLSPKAPLICTKEEVEEVLDSKAGWGSPCHLSGESVILLGPTVGTESKVQSWFESSLSHMKPGEEGPDGERAPGDSTTSDASLVQKPNKPAVPEAPIAKKEPVPRGKSLRSRRVHRGLPEAEDSPCRAPALPKDLLLPESCTGPPQGQMEGAGAPGRGASEGLPRMCTRSLTALSEPRTPGPPGLTTTPAPPDKLGGKQRAAFKSGKRVGKPSPKAASSPSNPAALPVASDSSPMGSKTKETDSPSTPGKDQRSMILRSRTKTQEIFHSKRRRPSEGRLPNCRATKKLLDNSHLPTTFKVSGSPQKEGRVSQRARVPKPGAGSKLSDRPLHALKRKSAFMAPVPTKKRNLVLRSRSSSSSNASGNGGDGKEERPEGSPTLFKRMSSPKKAKPTKGNGEPATKPSPPETPDACLKLASRAAFQGAMKTKVLPPRKGRGLKLEAIVQKITSPSLKKFVCKAPGASPGNPLSPSLPEKDRGLKGAGGSPVGVEEGLVNVGTGQKLPASSGADLLCRNPTNRSLKGKLMNSKKLSSTDCFKTEAFTSPEALQPGGTALAPKKRSRKGRGGALGLSKGPLEKRPYLGPTLLLTPRDRASGTQGASEDNSGGGGKKPKMEELGLASQPPEGRPCQPQTRAQKQPGHTNYSSYSKRKRLTRGRAKNTTSSPCKGRAKRRRQQQVLPLDPAEPEIRLKYISSCKRLRSDSRTPAFSPFVRVEKRDAFTTICTVVNSPGDAPKPHRKPSSSASSSSSSSSFSLDAAGASLATLPGGSILQPRPSLPLSSTMHLGPVVSKALSTSCLVCCLCQNPANFKDLGDLCGPYYPEHCLPKKKPKLKEKVRPEGTCEEASLPLERTLKGPECAATTAAGKPPRPDGPADPAKQGPLRTSARGLSRRLQSCYCCDGREDGGEEAAPADKGRKHECSKEAPAEPGGEVQEHWVHEACAVWTGGVYLVAGKLFGLQEAMKVAVDMTCSSCQEAGATIGCCHKGCIHTYHYPCASDAGCIFIEENFSLKCPKHKRLPL from the coding sequence ATGCAGTCTTTTCGAGAAAGGTGTGGTTTCCATGGCAAACAACAGAACTACCAGCAGACCTCGCAGGAAACATCACGCCTGGAGAATTACAGGCAGCCGAGTCAGGCCGGGCTAAGCTGCGACCGGCAGCGGCTGCTCGCCAAGGAATATTATAACCCGCAGCCTTACCCGAGCTATGAGGGTGGCGCTGGCACGCCCTCTGGCACAGCGGCCGCAGTGGCCGCCGACAAGTACCACCGAGGCAGCAAGGCCCTGCCCACGCAGCAGGCCCTGCAGGGGAGGCCGGCTTTCCCTGGCTATGGCGTCCAGGACAGCAGCCCCTACCCGGGCCGTTATGCTGGTGAGGAGAGCCTGCAGGCTTGGGGTGCCCCACAGCCACCACCCCCACAGCCGCAGCCCCTACCAGCGGGGGTGACCAAGTATGATGAGAACTTGATGAAAAAGACAGCAGTGCCCTCCAGCAGGCAGTATGCAGAGCAGGGCGCCCAGGTGCCCTTTCGGACTCACTCCCTGCACGTCCAGCAGCCGCCGCCGCCCCAGCAGCCCCTGGCATACCCCAAGCTCCaaaggcagaagctgcagaacGACATTGCCTCCCCTCTGCCCTTCCCCCAGAGTACCCACTTTCCTCAGCATTCCCAGTCCTTCCCTACCTCCTCCACCTACTCCTCCTCTGTCCAGGGCGGTGGGCAGGGTGCCCACTCCTATAAGAGTTGCACGGCGCCGACTGCCCAGCCCCATGACAGGTCACTGACCGCCAGCTCCAGCCTGGCCCCGGGGCAGCGGGTCCAGAATCTTCACGCCTATCAGTCGAGCCGCCTCAGCTAtgaccaccagcagcagcagcagcagcaacagcagcagcagcaagcccTTCAGAGCCGGCACCATGCCCAGGAAACCCTCCATTACCAAAACCTTGCCAAGTATCAGCACTACGGGCAGCAAGGCCAGGGCTACTGCCAGCCGGACGCAGCTGTCCGGACCCCGGAGCAGTACTACCAGACCTTcagccccagctccagccacTCACCCGCCCGCTCCGTGGGCCGCTCGCCTTCCTACAGCTCCACGCCGTCGCCACTGATGCCAAACCTGGAGAACTTTCCCTACAGCCAACAGCCGCTCAGCACCGGGGCCTTCCCTGCGGGGATCACTGACCACAGCCACTTCATGCCCCTGCTCAATCCCTCCCCAACGGATGCCACCAGCTCCGCAGACACCCAGGCTGGCAACTGCAAGCCCCTTCAGAAGGACAAGCTCCCCGAGAACCTGCTGTCGGATCTCAGCCTGCAGAGCCTCACGGCGCTGACCTCGCAGGTGGAGAACATCTCCAACACCGTCCAGCAGCTGCTACTCTCCAAGGCTGCCGTGCCGCAAAAGAAAAGTGTCAAGAATCTCGTGTCCAGGACCCCGGAGCAGCACAAAAGCCAGCACTGCAGCCCCGAAGGCAGTGGCTACTCGGCCGAGCCCGCAGGCACACCGCTGTCAGAGCCGCTGAGCAGCACGCCACAGTCCACGCATGCAGAGCCACAGGAGGCCGACTACCTGAGCGGCTCTGAGGACCCACTGGAGCGCAGCTTTCTCTACTGCAACCAGGCCCGTGGCAGCCCTGCCAGGGTCAACAGCAACTCGAAGGCCAAGCCCGAATCTGTGTCCACCTGTTCTGTGACCTCTCCTGATGACATGTCCACCAAATCTGACGACTCCTTCCAGAGCCTGCACAGCAGTCTCCCACTCGACAGCTTCTCGAAGTTCGTGGCGGGTGAGCGGGACTGTCCGCGGCTGCTGCTCAGTGCGCTGGCACAGGAGGACCTGGCCTCCGAGATCCTGGGGCTGCAGGAAGCCATCGGTGAGAAGGCCGACAAAGCTTGGGCTGAAgcacccagcctggccaaggaCAGCAGCAAGCCACCCTTCTCACTGGAGAACCACAGCGCCTGCCTGGACTCTGTGGCCAAGGGTGCGTGGCCCCGGCCTGGGGAGCCAGAAGCCCTGCCTGACTCCTTGCAGCTGGACAAGGGCGGCAATGCCAAGGACTTCAGCCCAGGGCTGTTTGAAGACCCTTCTGTGGCCTTCGCTACCCCTGACCCCAAAAAGACAACTGGTCCTCTCTCCTTTGGCACCAAGCCCACCCTTGGGGCTCCTGCTCCAGACCCTACCACAGCAGCTTTTGACTGTTTCCCGGACACGACCGCTGCCAGCTCAGCGGACAGTGCCAACCCCTTTGCCTGGCCAGAGGAAAACCTGGGGGATGCTTGTCCCAGGTGGGGATTGCACCCTGGCGAGCTCACCAAGGGCCTGGAGCAAGGTGGGAAGGCCTCAGATGGCGTCAGCAAAGGGGAGACCCATGAGGCTTCGGCCTGCCTGGGCTTCCAGGAGGAGGACCCCCCTGGGGAGAAGGTGGCCTCATTGCCCGGGGACTTCAAGCAGGAGGAGGCGGGTGGGGtgaaggaggaggcaggtgggCTGCTGCAGTGCCCCGAGGTGGCCAAGGCTGACCGGTGGCTGGAGGACAGCCGGCACTGCTGTTCCACCGCCGACTTCGGGGACCTCCCACTGCTGCCGCCCACCAGCAGGAAGGAGGACCTGGAAGCTGAGGAGGAGTACTCCTCCCTGTGTGAGCTCCTGGGCAGCCCCGAGCAGAGGCCCGGCATGCAGGACCCGCTGTCACCCAAGGCCCCACTCATCTGCAccaaggaggaggtggaggaggtgctGGACTCCAAGGCCGGCTGGGGCTCTCCGTGCCATCTCTCAGGGGAGTCCGTCATCCTGCTGGGCCCCACCGTGGGCACTGAGTCAAAGGTCCAGAGCTGGTTTGAGTCCTCTCTGTCCCACATGAAGCCAGGTGAAGAGGGGCCTGACGGGGAGCGAGCTCCAGGGGATTCCACCACCTCGGACGCCTCTCTGGTCCAGAAGCCCAACAAGCCTGCTGTGCCCGAGGCACCCATTGCAAAGAAAGAGCCTGTGCCACGGGGCAAAAGCTTACGGAGCCGTCGGGTGCACCGGGGGCTCCCCGAGGCTGAGGACTCCCCATGCAGGGCACCAGCGCTGCCCAAAGACCTCTTGCTCCCTGAATCCTGCACAGGGCCCCCACAGGGACAGATGGAAGGGGCCGGAGCCCCAGGCCGGGGGGCCTCAGAAGGGCTCCCCAGGATGTGTACCCGTTCTCTCACGGCCCTGAGTGAGCCCCGCACACCCGGGCCTCCAGGCCTGACCACCACCCCTGCACCCCCAGACAAACTGGGGGGCAAGCAGCGAGCCGCCTTTAAGTCGGGCAAGCGGGTGGGGAAGCCCTCACCCAAGGCTGCCTCCAGTCCCAGCAACCCGGCCGCCCTGCCTGTGGCCTCCGACAGCAGCCCAATGGGCTCCAAGACCAAGGAGACGGACTCGCCCAGCACGCCTGGCAAGGACCAGCGCTCCATGATCCTTCGGTCGCGCACCAAAACCCAGGAGATCTTCCACTCCAAGCGGCGGAGGCCCTCTGAGGGCCGGCTCCCCAACTGCCGTGCCACCAAGAAGCTCCTTGACAACAGCCACTTGCCCACCACATTCAAGGTCTCCGGCAGCCCCCAGAAGGAGGGCAGGGTGAGCCAGCGGGCAAGGGTCCCCAAACCTGGTGCAGGCAGCAAGCTCTCTGACCGGCCCCTCCATGCACTCAAAAGGAAGTCAGCCTTCATGGCGCCGGTCCCCACCAAGAAGCGGAACCTGGTCTTGCGGagccgcagcagcagcagcagcaatgccAGTGGCAATGGGGGAGATGGGAAGGAGGAGAGGCCTGAGGGTTCCCCCACCCTCTTCAAGAGGATGTCTTCTCCCAAGAAAGCCAAGCCCACCAAGGGCAATGGTGAGCCCGCCACAAAGCCCTCACCCCCGGAGACCCCTGACGCCTGCCTCAAGCTCGCCTCTCGGGCGGCCTTCCAGGGGGCCATGAAGACCAAGGTGCTGCCACCCCGGAAGGGCCGGGGcctgaagctggaagccattgtgCAGAAGATCACCTCGCCCAGCCTCAAGAAGTTCGTATGTAAAGCGCCAGGGGCCTCTCCTGGTAATCCTCTGAGCCCATCCCTTCCCGAGAAAGACCGTGGGCTCAAGGGTGCTGGGGGCAGCCCAGTGGGGGTGGAAGAAGGCCTGGTAAATGTGGGCACCGGGCAGAAGCTCCCAGCTTCTTCTGGGGCCGATCTGTTATGCAGAAATCCAACCAACAGATCCTTAAAAGGCAAACTCATGAACAGTAAGAAACTGTCTTCGACTGACTGTTTCAAAACTGAGGCCTTCACATCCCCAGAGGCCCTGCAGCCCGGGGGGACTGCCCTGGCACCTAAGAAGAGGAGCCGAAAAGGCCGGGGAGGGGCCCTTGGACTCTCCAAAGGCCCACTGGAGAAGCGGCCCTATCTTGGCCCGACTCTGCTCCTGACTCCCCGAGACAGGGCCAGTGGCACACAAGGGGCCAGCGAGGACAACTCTGGTGGAGGAGGCAAGAAGCCAAAGatggaggagctgggcctggcctCCCAGCCCCCTGAGGGCCGGCCCTGCCAGCCCCAGACAAGGGCACAGAAACAGCCAGGCCACACCAACTACAGCAGCTATTCCAAGCGGAAGCGCCTCACTCGGGGCCGGGCCAAGAACACCACGTCTTCACCCTGTAAGGGGCGTGCCAAGCGACGACGGCAGCAGCAGGTGCTGCCCCTGGATCCTGCAGAGCCTGAAATCCGCCTCAAGTACATTTCCTCTTGCAAGCGGCTGAGGTCAGACAGCCGGACCCCCGCCTTCTCACCCTTCGTGCGGGTGGAGAAGCGAGACGCCTTCACCACCATATGCACTGTTGTCAACTCCCCTGGCGATGCGCCCAAGCCCCACAGGAAGccttcctcttctgcctcctcttcctcatcctcatcctccttCTCCTTGGATGCAGCCGGGGCCTCCCTGGCCACGCTCCCTGGAGGCTCCATCCTGCAGCCACggccctccctgcccctctcctccaCGATGCACTTGGGGCCTGTGGTTTCCAAGGCCCTGAGTACCTCTTGCCTTGTTTGCTGCCTCTGCCAAAACCCGGCCAATTTCAAGGACCTTGGGGACCTCTGTGGGCCCTACTACCCTGAACACTGCCTCCCCAAAAAGAAGCCAAAACTCAAGGAGAAGGTGCGACCAGAAGGCACCTGTGAGGAGGCCTCGCTGCCACTTGAGAGAACACTCAAAGGTCCCGAGTGCGCAGCTACCACCGCTGCCGGGAAGCCCCCCAGGCCTGACGGCCCAGCCGACCCGGCCAAGCAGGGCCCGCTGCGCACCAGTGCCCGGGGCCTGTCCCGGAGGCTGCAGAGCTGCTACTGCTGTGATGGCCGGGAGGATGGGGGCGAGGAGGCAGCCCCAGCCGACAAGGGCCGCAAACACGAGTGCAGCAA
- the RAI1 gene encoding retinoic acid-induced protein 1 isoform X2: MQSFRERCGFHGKQQNYQQTSQETSRLENYRQPSQAGLSCDRQRLLAKEYYNPQPYPSYEGGAGTPSGTAAAVAADKYHRGSKALPTQQALQGRPAFPGYGVQDSSPYPGRYAGEESLQAWGAPQPPPPQPQPLPAGVTKYDENLMKKTAVPSSRQYAEQGAQVPFRTHSLHVQQPPPPQQPLAYPKLQRQKLQNDIASPLPFPQSTHFPQHSQSFPTSSTYSSSVQGGGQGAHSYKSCTAPTAQPHDRSLTASSSLAPGQRVQNLHAYQSSRLSYDHQQQQQQQQQQQQALQSRHHAQETLHYQNLAKYQHYGQQGQGYCQPDAAVRTPEQYYQTFSPSSSHSPARSVGRSPSYSSTPSPLMPNLENFPYSQQPLSTGAFPAGITDHSHFMPLLNPSPTDATSSADTQAGNCKPLQKDKLPENLLSDLSLQSLTALTSQVENISNTVQQLLLSKAAVPQKKSVKNLVSRTPEQHKSQHCSPEGSGYSAEPAGTPLSEPLSSTPQSTHAEPQEADYLSGSEDPLERSFLYCNQARGSPARVNSNSKAKPESVSTCSVTSPDDMSTKSDDSFQSLHSSLPLDSFSKFVAGERDCPRLLLSALAQEDLASEILGLQEAIGEKADKAWAEAPSLAKDSSKPPFSLENHSACLDSVAKGAWPRPGEPEALPDSLQLDKGGNAKDFSPGLFEDPSVAFATPDPKKTTGPLSFGTKPTLGAPAPDPTTAAFDCFPDTTAASSADSANPFAWPEENLGDACPRWGLHPGELTKGLEQGGKASDGVSKGETHEASACLGFQEEDPPGEKVASLPGDFKQEEAGGVKEEAGGLLQCPEVAKADRWLEDSRHCCSTADFGDLPLLPPTSRKEDLEAEEEYSSLCELLGSPEQRPGMQDPLSPKAPLICTKEEVEEVLDSKAGWGSPCHLSGESVILLGPTVGTESKVQSWFESSLSHMKPGEEGPDGERAPGDSTTSDASLVQKPNKPAVPEAPIAKKEPVPRGKSLRSRRVHRGLPEAEDSPCRAPALPKDLLLPESCTGPPQGQMEGAGAPGRGASEGLPRMCTRSLTALSEPRTPGPPGLTTTPAPPDKLGGKQRAAFKSGKRVGKPSPKAASSPSNPAALPVASDSSPMGSKTKETDSPSTPGKDQRSMILRSRTKTQEIFHSKRRRPSEGRLPNCRATKKLLDNSHLPTTFKVSGSPQKEGRVSQRARVPKPGAGSKLSDRPLHALKRKSAFMAPVPTKKRNLVLRSRSSSSSNASGNGGDGKEERPEGSPTLFKRMSSPKKAKPTKGNGEPATKPSPPETPDACLKLASRAAFQGAMKTKVLPPRKGRGLKLEAIVQKITSPSLKKFVCKAPGASPGNPLSPSLPEKDRGLKGAGGSPVGVEEGLVNVGTGQKLPASSGADLLCRNPTNRSLKGKLMNSKKLSSTDCFKTEAFTSPEALQPGGTALAPKKRSRKGRGGALGLSKGPLEKRPYLGPTLLLTPRDRASGTQGASEDNSGGGGKKPKMEELGLASQPPEGRPCQPQTRAQKQPGHTNYSSYSKRKRLTRGRAKNTTSSPCKGRAKRRRQQQVLPLDPAEPEIRLKYISSCKRLRSDSRTPAFSPFVRVEKRDAFTTICTVVNSPGDAPKPHRKPSSSASSSSSSSSFSLDAAGASLATLPGGSILQPRPSLPLSSTMHLGPVVSKALSTSCLVCCLCQNPANFKDLGDLCGPYYPEHCLPKKKPKLKEKVRPEGTCEEASLPLERTLKGPECAATTAAGKPPRPDGPADPAKQGPLRTSARGLSRRLQSCYCCDGREDGGEEAAPADKGRKHECSKEAPAEPGGEVQEHWVHEACAVWTGGVYLVAGKLFGLQEAMKVAVDMTCSSCQEAGATIGCCHKGCIHTYHYPCASDAGTSPPGNRRALEPIQTVQGDPGHSSPNPGPISLFSFPPLLPQQFFIFLSA; encoded by the coding sequence ATGCAGTCTTTTCGAGAAAGGTGTGGTTTCCATGGCAAACAACAGAACTACCAGCAGACCTCGCAGGAAACATCACGCCTGGAGAATTACAGGCAGCCGAGTCAGGCCGGGCTAAGCTGCGACCGGCAGCGGCTGCTCGCCAAGGAATATTATAACCCGCAGCCTTACCCGAGCTATGAGGGTGGCGCTGGCACGCCCTCTGGCACAGCGGCCGCAGTGGCCGCCGACAAGTACCACCGAGGCAGCAAGGCCCTGCCCACGCAGCAGGCCCTGCAGGGGAGGCCGGCTTTCCCTGGCTATGGCGTCCAGGACAGCAGCCCCTACCCGGGCCGTTATGCTGGTGAGGAGAGCCTGCAGGCTTGGGGTGCCCCACAGCCACCACCCCCACAGCCGCAGCCCCTACCAGCGGGGGTGACCAAGTATGATGAGAACTTGATGAAAAAGACAGCAGTGCCCTCCAGCAGGCAGTATGCAGAGCAGGGCGCCCAGGTGCCCTTTCGGACTCACTCCCTGCACGTCCAGCAGCCGCCGCCGCCCCAGCAGCCCCTGGCATACCCCAAGCTCCaaaggcagaagctgcagaacGACATTGCCTCCCCTCTGCCCTTCCCCCAGAGTACCCACTTTCCTCAGCATTCCCAGTCCTTCCCTACCTCCTCCACCTACTCCTCCTCTGTCCAGGGCGGTGGGCAGGGTGCCCACTCCTATAAGAGTTGCACGGCGCCGACTGCCCAGCCCCATGACAGGTCACTGACCGCCAGCTCCAGCCTGGCCCCGGGGCAGCGGGTCCAGAATCTTCACGCCTATCAGTCGAGCCGCCTCAGCTAtgaccaccagcagcagcagcagcagcaacagcagcagcagcaagcccTTCAGAGCCGGCACCATGCCCAGGAAACCCTCCATTACCAAAACCTTGCCAAGTATCAGCACTACGGGCAGCAAGGCCAGGGCTACTGCCAGCCGGACGCAGCTGTCCGGACCCCGGAGCAGTACTACCAGACCTTcagccccagctccagccacTCACCCGCCCGCTCCGTGGGCCGCTCGCCTTCCTACAGCTCCACGCCGTCGCCACTGATGCCAAACCTGGAGAACTTTCCCTACAGCCAACAGCCGCTCAGCACCGGGGCCTTCCCTGCGGGGATCACTGACCACAGCCACTTCATGCCCCTGCTCAATCCCTCCCCAACGGATGCCACCAGCTCCGCAGACACCCAGGCTGGCAACTGCAAGCCCCTTCAGAAGGACAAGCTCCCCGAGAACCTGCTGTCGGATCTCAGCCTGCAGAGCCTCACGGCGCTGACCTCGCAGGTGGAGAACATCTCCAACACCGTCCAGCAGCTGCTACTCTCCAAGGCTGCCGTGCCGCAAAAGAAAAGTGTCAAGAATCTCGTGTCCAGGACCCCGGAGCAGCACAAAAGCCAGCACTGCAGCCCCGAAGGCAGTGGCTACTCGGCCGAGCCCGCAGGCACACCGCTGTCAGAGCCGCTGAGCAGCACGCCACAGTCCACGCATGCAGAGCCACAGGAGGCCGACTACCTGAGCGGCTCTGAGGACCCACTGGAGCGCAGCTTTCTCTACTGCAACCAGGCCCGTGGCAGCCCTGCCAGGGTCAACAGCAACTCGAAGGCCAAGCCCGAATCTGTGTCCACCTGTTCTGTGACCTCTCCTGATGACATGTCCACCAAATCTGACGACTCCTTCCAGAGCCTGCACAGCAGTCTCCCACTCGACAGCTTCTCGAAGTTCGTGGCGGGTGAGCGGGACTGTCCGCGGCTGCTGCTCAGTGCGCTGGCACAGGAGGACCTGGCCTCCGAGATCCTGGGGCTGCAGGAAGCCATCGGTGAGAAGGCCGACAAAGCTTGGGCTGAAgcacccagcctggccaaggaCAGCAGCAAGCCACCCTTCTCACTGGAGAACCACAGCGCCTGCCTGGACTCTGTGGCCAAGGGTGCGTGGCCCCGGCCTGGGGAGCCAGAAGCCCTGCCTGACTCCTTGCAGCTGGACAAGGGCGGCAATGCCAAGGACTTCAGCCCAGGGCTGTTTGAAGACCCTTCTGTGGCCTTCGCTACCCCTGACCCCAAAAAGACAACTGGTCCTCTCTCCTTTGGCACCAAGCCCACCCTTGGGGCTCCTGCTCCAGACCCTACCACAGCAGCTTTTGACTGTTTCCCGGACACGACCGCTGCCAGCTCAGCGGACAGTGCCAACCCCTTTGCCTGGCCAGAGGAAAACCTGGGGGATGCTTGTCCCAGGTGGGGATTGCACCCTGGCGAGCTCACCAAGGGCCTGGAGCAAGGTGGGAAGGCCTCAGATGGCGTCAGCAAAGGGGAGACCCATGAGGCTTCGGCCTGCCTGGGCTTCCAGGAGGAGGACCCCCCTGGGGAGAAGGTGGCCTCATTGCCCGGGGACTTCAAGCAGGAGGAGGCGGGTGGGGtgaaggaggaggcaggtgggCTGCTGCAGTGCCCCGAGGTGGCCAAGGCTGACCGGTGGCTGGAGGACAGCCGGCACTGCTGTTCCACCGCCGACTTCGGGGACCTCCCACTGCTGCCGCCCACCAGCAGGAAGGAGGACCTGGAAGCTGAGGAGGAGTACTCCTCCCTGTGTGAGCTCCTGGGCAGCCCCGAGCAGAGGCCCGGCATGCAGGACCCGCTGTCACCCAAGGCCCCACTCATCTGCAccaaggaggaggtggaggaggtgctGGACTCCAAGGCCGGCTGGGGCTCTCCGTGCCATCTCTCAGGGGAGTCCGTCATCCTGCTGGGCCCCACCGTGGGCACTGAGTCAAAGGTCCAGAGCTGGTTTGAGTCCTCTCTGTCCCACATGAAGCCAGGTGAAGAGGGGCCTGACGGGGAGCGAGCTCCAGGGGATTCCACCACCTCGGACGCCTCTCTGGTCCAGAAGCCCAACAAGCCTGCTGTGCCCGAGGCACCCATTGCAAAGAAAGAGCCTGTGCCACGGGGCAAAAGCTTACGGAGCCGTCGGGTGCACCGGGGGCTCCCCGAGGCTGAGGACTCCCCATGCAGGGCACCAGCGCTGCCCAAAGACCTCTTGCTCCCTGAATCCTGCACAGGGCCCCCACAGGGACAGATGGAAGGGGCCGGAGCCCCAGGCCGGGGGGCCTCAGAAGGGCTCCCCAGGATGTGTACCCGTTCTCTCACGGCCCTGAGTGAGCCCCGCACACCCGGGCCTCCAGGCCTGACCACCACCCCTGCACCCCCAGACAAACTGGGGGGCAAGCAGCGAGCCGCCTTTAAGTCGGGCAAGCGGGTGGGGAAGCCCTCACCCAAGGCTGCCTCCAGTCCCAGCAACCCGGCCGCCCTGCCTGTGGCCTCCGACAGCAGCCCAATGGGCTCCAAGACCAAGGAGACGGACTCGCCCAGCACGCCTGGCAAGGACCAGCGCTCCATGATCCTTCGGTCGCGCACCAAAACCCAGGAGATCTTCCACTCCAAGCGGCGGAGGCCCTCTGAGGGCCGGCTCCCCAACTGCCGTGCCACCAAGAAGCTCCTTGACAACAGCCACTTGCCCACCACATTCAAGGTCTCCGGCAGCCCCCAGAAGGAGGGCAGGGTGAGCCAGCGGGCAAGGGTCCCCAAACCTGGTGCAGGCAGCAAGCTCTCTGACCGGCCCCTCCATGCACTCAAAAGGAAGTCAGCCTTCATGGCGCCGGTCCCCACCAAGAAGCGGAACCTGGTCTTGCGGagccgcagcagcagcagcagcaatgccAGTGGCAATGGGGGAGATGGGAAGGAGGAGAGGCCTGAGGGTTCCCCCACCCTCTTCAAGAGGATGTCTTCTCCCAAGAAAGCCAAGCCCACCAAGGGCAATGGTGAGCCCGCCACAAAGCCCTCACCCCCGGAGACCCCTGACGCCTGCCTCAAGCTCGCCTCTCGGGCGGCCTTCCAGGGGGCCATGAAGACCAAGGTGCTGCCACCCCGGAAGGGCCGGGGcctgaagctggaagccattgtgCAGAAGATCACCTCGCCCAGCCTCAAGAAGTTCGTATGTAAAGCGCCAGGGGCCTCTCCTGGTAATCCTCTGAGCCCATCCCTTCCCGAGAAAGACCGTGGGCTCAAGGGTGCTGGGGGCAGCCCAGTGGGGGTGGAAGAAGGCCTGGTAAATGTGGGCACCGGGCAGAAGCTCCCAGCTTCTTCTGGGGCCGATCTGTTATGCAGAAATCCAACCAACAGATCCTTAAAAGGCAAACTCATGAACAGTAAGAAACTGTCTTCGACTGACTGTTTCAAAACTGAGGCCTTCACATCCCCAGAGGCCCTGCAGCCCGGGGGGACTGCCCTGGCACCTAAGAAGAGGAGCCGAAAAGGCCGGGGAGGGGCCCTTGGACTCTCCAAAGGCCCACTGGAGAAGCGGCCCTATCTTGGCCCGACTCTGCTCCTGACTCCCCGAGACAGGGCCAGTGGCACACAAGGGGCCAGCGAGGACAACTCTGGTGGAGGAGGCAAGAAGCCAAAGatggaggagctgggcctggcctCCCAGCCCCCTGAGGGCCGGCCCTGCCAGCCCCAGACAAGGGCACAGAAACAGCCAGGCCACACCAACTACAGCAGCTATTCCAAGCGGAAGCGCCTCACTCGGGGCCGGGCCAAGAACACCACGTCTTCACCCTGTAAGGGGCGTGCCAAGCGACGACGGCAGCAGCAGGTGCTGCCCCTGGATCCTGCAGAGCCTGAAATCCGCCTCAAGTACATTTCCTCTTGCAAGCGGCTGAGGTCAGACAGCCGGACCCCCGCCTTCTCACCCTTCGTGCGGGTGGAGAAGCGAGACGCCTTCACCACCATATGCACTGTTGTCAACTCCCCTGGCGATGCGCCCAAGCCCCACAGGAAGccttcctcttctgcctcctcttcctcatcctcatcctccttCTCCTTGGATGCAGCCGGGGCCTCCCTGGCCACGCTCCCTGGAGGCTCCATCCTGCAGCCACggccctccctgcccctctcctccaCGATGCACTTGGGGCCTGTGGTTTCCAAGGCCCTGAGTACCTCTTGCCTTGTTTGCTGCCTCTGCCAAAACCCGGCCAATTTCAAGGACCTTGGGGACCTCTGTGGGCCCTACTACCCTGAACACTGCCTCCCCAAAAAGAAGCCAAAACTCAAGGAGAAGGTGCGACCAGAAGGCACCTGTGAGGAGGCCTCGCTGCCACTTGAGAGAACACTCAAAGGTCCCGAGTGCGCAGCTACCACCGCTGCCGGGAAGCCCCCCAGGCCTGACGGCCCAGCCGACCCGGCCAAGCAGGGCCCGCTGCGCACCAGTGCCCGGGGCCTGTCCCGGAGGCTGCAGAGCTGCTACTGCTGTGATGGCCGGGAGGATGGGGGCGAGGAGGCAGCCCCAGCCGACAAGGGCCGCAAACACGAGTGCAGCAA